Part of the Carnobacterium pleistocenium FTR1 genome is shown below.
AATAAAGCCATAACAAGAGAGTAGAACCAAAAATTAGAAATTATACCTAAAAGAACAGTGCATACTCCCATCATTAAAATAGCAAACGCAATCGAATGTATTCGATTCTTAAATCCTCCCCAAAAAGCGACCATCAGACCTCCAACAATCATGCCTGTCGAAAAGGCTACTTCGATCATCGTCAGCCTCCACACATCATTCCCAAAGGTACGTGTCACTTGTAAAGGTGTCAAGAAAGAAACTGGAGCTGCCAATAAATAGGCTAACGAGAAATAACTATATAGCTTCTTTAAAAATGCTCGATTTTTAATGTAAATAAACCCTAATTTAAGGTCAGCTAGATAAGAACTTTCTTGAACATGCACAGCTTTATTATGAGAAGGAATTTTCAAGAAAAAGGCTAAGATAATGATAGCCACTATTGCTGTAAAAACATCAATAAAGAAAATAATCTCGAGTGAAGCAAAGTTTAATAATGCCCCACTTGCCATTGGTGAAATTAGCATTGTAAGAGCTTGGATACTTCCATTGAATCCATTAACTTTAGTTAATTTATCTTCTGGTACAATTTGAGGCAATACTGCACTAACAGCCGGAATTTGAATTCCTGCGCCTAAAGCTCGAATAGCTGAAGCAACCAATAAGGCCCCTATTGAGCCTTGTCCGCTTAAAAATAAAAAAATCAAAAGTAAAGTGGAAACTGCAATGACCGCATCCGAAAGAATAATGAGTTTTTTACGATCGTAACGATCTGCCCATACTCCAGCAAAAGGTGACAAGAAGAAAGTTGGTAAAAATCCAAAAATAACGGATAACGTCATAATTACACCCGACTGCTCTCTTAAAGTGAGGTACCATGTAATTGCGTACTGGACTAGTGAAGACCCCAACAATGAAATTGTTTGACTACTCAGAAATAATATAATCATCCTTTGCCAATTTAAATTCATTTGATTTGTCGGTTGTTTCACACTATTACCTCCTAATAAGCGTGTATTCGACTACACGTTTCTGGTTCCCTTTTCTATTCATTAATAGTATACAATAGACTTTATTAAACCAGTAGTTACAGGTATTGAAATTTATCCTCATTCATAAAATTAGAGATAATTTATCAAATAAAAAAATAACAGTAAATATCCAATAGACTGCGCTTGATAATCTACTTATTTATTAATCATTTGTTGTAATTTCAATTATTTACTGCTAGAATAAGGCAAAGCAGAGTCCTTTTAAATTAATCCTGAGAGATTAAAAAGGGTAACAAGTCAATTTATGATACGATACCTGAGGTCCTTTTGCGAATATACCATTCAAAGAGGGCATTTTTTGTGCCCAAAAATAGGAGGAATCGTACATGTCAAGCAAGAAAATTATTCAAGTCGATGAAAAAGTCCCAGGAAAATTATTGGTTCCATTAAGTTTACAACATACATTTGCTATGTTTGGTGCTTCAGTATTAGTGCCTATTATCTTCGGCATTGACCCCAGCATTGTGTTATTAATGAACGGAATTTCAACTTTATTATTTATTTTTATCACCAAAGGAAAATCGCCAGCTTATCTTGGTTCAAGTTTTGCCTTTATCGGGCCAACAAGCATCATTATTGCCAATCAAGGTTTTGCATACGCACAAGGAGCTTTCGTTGTCTTAGGGATCATTGGCTGTCTTTTAGCCATATTTATCAGACGTGTAGGTACAGCATGGATCAATATCGTTCTTCCACCAGCTGCAATGGGCGCTGTCGTTGCATTAATCGGATTAGAATTAGCTGGCAACACCGTTCAAGGCGGTTCAATCGGCGCAAACTTAATGACGGATACTGCCGCATCACAGGATTTCATCGTCTTTTTCATTACTTTAGGTGTAGCTATTTTAGGTTCAGTACTGTTTAAAGGATTTTTATCTACGATTCCAATTTTAATTTCAATAGTTATTGGTTACATCTCTGCTGCTGCTTTTGGAATGGTCGACTTCACACCTTTAATGGAAACATCACTGTTTACTATGCCTCATTTTCAATGGGCAAAATTTGATGTGAATGCCATATTGACCATGCTACCAGTTCTTCTTGTCTTAACTTCTGAACATATTGGACATCAAGTCGTCACTTCAAATGTTATCGGTCGTGATTTGATAAAAGATCCAGGATTACATCGCTCTCTATTTGCTGACTATTTTGCCTCTGCTCTATCTGGTTTGATCGGTGGGGTACCAACAACCACTTACGGAGAAAACATTGGCGTTATGGCGATTACGCGTGTGTATAGTGTTCGCGTTATTGCTGGAGCAGCTATCTTCTCAATCTGTATAGCTTTTATTGGACCCTTAGCTGCATTAATTTCTACGATCCCTGGAAACGTCATCGGAGGAGTCACCTTCTTACTTTACGGAATGATCGGGACAAGCGGACTGCGTCTATTAGTTGAATCAAAAGTAGATTACAGTAAATCAAAAAATTTGATTTTAACTTCTATTGTGCTAGTTTCTGGTTTAAGCGGGCTAACTGTTAACTTTGCGGGAATTGAACTAAAAGGGATGATTCTTGCAAGTGTTGTCGGAATCGTTTTAAGTGTAGCCTTTTATTTATTTGAAAAAGCCGGCTTAATGAATGAATCAGATGAAGATTAAATACAAATAAAAAAAGCTGAGTACCCATTTCTTTCTATTATCATAATAGAAGAAATGGGTGCTCAGCTTTTTATTTAGGCTCACTAGCGATAGTTTTTAATTTATTATTCAGTTTTTCGTAGACAATTTTCATTTCTGGCTCAGAGCATGCTTCAACTGCTTCAACTAAATCCATCCATTTTATTGCACTATTTTCATCCGTTTTAACCGTTGTTTCTTCAGTTTCATTCGCTTCGATCAAATAGGTCACGTTCAAATGCAGATGTGTTGCAATTGGATTGCTTTTTTTTATATGGCTGGGAACGCCTAATATTTCTAATGAGTATATGTCTTTCAAAATTGGGAAAATACCGACTAAACCGGTTTCTTCTGTTGTTTCTTTCAGAGCCACTTCTAATAAGTCTTCATTGCCATCTGCATGCCCACCGATCCAGGACCACGATTGATAAATATTATGATACGCCATCAAGACCTTTGTACGTTCAGGATTAACGATCCAAGCTGAAGCTGTAAGATGCGCAAATTCATTTTCACGAGTCAATAAGTTATCAAAATTACTCAAATACTTTAACATCACTTCTTGTTCTTTAGCCTCTTGGAGGTCATAAGGGATGTATTGTTCAATATCATTTTTTAAATTCATAGCTGATCTCCTATGGAAAATTTTTATATATAGTATACCAGATAACTGGCTGAAGTTAGTTCTTTTAAAAATAATAATGAACGATTAGAACTCGTATAAAGTCTCTAAATCAATAATTGGTTTGACTTGCAACGATAGCCTTCTGTATAATAAGAATCGCGTGAATTTTCACGACATTATATGGTTAAAGGGGATTTCACAAAATGGATAAAGACAAATTAGGTAAAACAGTTACCTTCAAGGAAATAACTGCAAACCCTGCTCCAATTGGTTTATTAGGATTTGGAATGACTACTGTATTATTAAATCTTCATAACGCTGGATTTTTCCCAATGGATTCAATGATTTTTGCAATGGGTATTTTTTATGGTGGATTTGCACAAGTTATTGCAGGAATTATGGAGTGGAAAAAAGACAATACTTTTGGTGCTACCGCATTTACATCATATGGTTTCTTTTGGCTATCATTGATTGCAATAAATATTTTACCTACAATGGGTTTAGGCGAAGCACCTTCTAGTCAATCTATGGCTGCTTACTTATTTATGTGGGCTATTTTTACATTTGCTATGTTTATTGGAACGCTTAGAATCAATAGAGCTTTACAAGTTGTTTTTGGATCATTAGCAATTTTATTCCTTTTATTAGCTTTAGGTCATTTTACTGGTTCTGCACTTATTATAACAATTGCTGGTTATGAAGGGATCATATGTGGATTTTCAGCAATTTATGCTGCAATGGCACAAATTTTGAATGAGCTTTATGAAAAAACCGTTATGCCGATCGGTGAGGTCAAAAAATAATCAAATTAATCTGATAAAGGCCTGACAGTCATTCAAAATGACTGTTAGGCTTTTTTTGTTTACACTAAGTTAAAGAAGTTACTCTTGATCAATAAAATCAAAGAGCAGTTTATTGACTCGTTCAGGTTCTTCATGTTGTACCCAATGAGTCGCTTCTCCAAGCAATACTCCTTGACCCTTCTCACAGAATTCAAGACTTTTATTGGCCAATTCATGACCCAAAAATGGATCTTTAGCTCCCCACATCAAAAAAGTTGGGACTAAAACACTAGAAGGAACAACTGAATTAACAGGTTTCATCGCCAATGCACGATACCAATTGATCATTGATCGCATAGCACCTGGCTGAGACCATGCCGTCCGATACTTTCTTAAATCTTCTTCACTAAATGTGCCTTTTCGACTAGTGCTCACTAATGCCTTTTCTACAGCTTTCCAATTAGACATGCCAAATAATTTTTCCGGAATCCCTCTTAGTTGGAAAAACGCAATATAGGAACTTTTCAGGATTTGTAACGGATGTTTTAAGAGTTGGCTACTCATAGCTAGTTCATGTGGAGCATTGAGTACGATCAACTTGTGCAGCAACTCAGGATATGCTCTCGCTACTCGCCAAGCTACGATTCCTCCCCAGTCATGACCTACTAATACCACTTTTCCTCTTCCGGACGCTTTGATCAAACCAGCAACATCTGCTGCTAAATGATCTATTCGATAATCACTTACTTTTTTAGGTTTATCACTTAGATTGTAGCCTCTTTGATCTGGTGCCCATACTCGAAACCCTTTATTTGCCAATTCAGTCATTTGCTTGCTCCAACCATACCAAAATTCAGGAAAACCATGCAGTAAGATTACTAATTGCCCATCTTCGGGACCTTGTTGGACAACGTGCAGTTTAATTCCATTTGTTTCAACAAACTTGTGCTCTTGTATTTCCATCTCTTAAAAACCTCCTCTGCTAAGCTGATCTTAACACCTGACATATTTCCGTTTAAAACCTATTCTTCCTTTTTCTACTTGTTTTTGAATACTTTCATAAGCATTTGAAGTACTATCTTTTTTATTTTCTCGCTTGATCACTACTGGACCGACTCCCATTGCTATTTCAATTGCCTTTTCATGCAAAGGCGAAAATGAAATTCCTACAGTAGATAAGAAATTATTCATGGAAGATTTGGTTCGTTCTGGTGAATCATGAATCGTCTTTTTAACAGTATCAAGCATATTGAGAATCTTACTTTTAGAAAATTCAGTATCTGAGCGATTTCCTAAAAGCCAACAATAACAGCTCCAACCCGCCGACATTTTTAACTCCTGCCCACTTGCAATCCATTTATCAGCAACTTCTTGTGCAATATCTGATTCTGATAATGTTACGGCCACTACGAAATCAGATACCATATAAAAATAAGCCGCCTCCACCCAGCGATCAAAATCCGACTCAGTCATAGCTTTTGGCTCTGCAATGATACCTGCAAAATACATGGCATCATAGTTTCCTGTAGCATAAAGCTCTTCGGCTAAAGTTTGGTTGATTTTTATTTGCTTTGACATAGGTTTCATAGAACCTGTAGTCACGCCAAAAAGCGGTTCATGTGCACCATTCGATAGGTATATTTTCTTCATTCTTTCCTTACCCAACGCTTCAAGCTCCTGCATAACAGTTTCGAAATCCATCATTTTTTTCTCCTCACTTAATTTAGTAAATGCTTTAATGTCAGGATTAAAAAAGATACCCTAGAAATCGTCACGAGCGTTACGCAGCTCTTTAAACTCTGCTAACTCCTCTGCTTGCAGAAAAAGATTGATTTTTTTCTCCCTACCAATCGTTGTAGGTAAAGTCGGCTGTCCTTTTGCACGCCATTCATTAACTTCTGTTAAAGCCTCAGAAATAATCGTGTTATCTGGCTGAACAGAGTGTGCAAAACGTAAATTGGTTTCCGTATATTCATGAGCTGCATAGACTTGTATCTCATCGTCTAATCGTTTGAATTTTTGTAAGGCACTATATTGAGCCCGGTAATCTTTTGTAAATACTCGACCGCAGCCTGCTGAGAATAAGGCGTCTCCACAAAAAAGTGCACCTGCCGTTAAGAAGCTGATATGCCCATGGGTATGTCCACCGGTTTTTAAAACTTGGAAATTTTGGCCTAACAAATTAAAGGAGTTACCTTCTTGAACGATATGATCAGCGAGGTGCTCCGTTTCTTTTGGTCCATAAATTGAAGTACCTGGGTATTTTGCTAAAATTTCTTGAACCCCACCGACATGATCGTCGTGATTATGAGTTAAAAGAATCGAGCTTAAATGAAGCTGTTTTTCTTCTAGGTACTCTATCACACGTTCTGCTTCTCCTGGATCAACTACCACTACCTCTGTACCCTCTTCAATAATCCAAATATAATTATTTGAAAAAGCTTTTATTGGATGAATTTTCATATATCTATCTCCTCACTTTGAAGTATGCTTTTTAATATACTATTGATTATAACAGAACCTCGCATTAATCTAATGACTATACTATCAGTCCATTACTAAAAAGTATTTTTCTTTAACCTATAACAGCTTTTTAATTTTCATAATTTTCGGCTCTAGCTATTGTTTGGTAGACACAGATAATTAACTTTGACTTGAAATTTTAATAAGTCATTTCTCCTGAGAAGCTTTTTCTGATATTATATTGTTATAACAATTTAATGGAGGAAAATTAATCATGATGGAATTCAAACAAAACATACGGGGAAATGTAGCCCTAGGAATAAATCCGCTTGGATGTAAACAAGAAGTATTGAATCAAATCAATTATGTGAAAAGCAAAGAGACTTATGAAGGTCCAAAAAAAGTATTGATCATTGGCGCATCATCAAGCTACGGTTTGGCTACTCGGATCAGCCTAGCTTTCGGTGCTGGAGCAGATACAATTGGTCTTTCTTTTGAAAAAGGACCAAAGAACGAAAAAAACTTAGGTACAGCTGGCTGGTACAACAATATTGCTTTTCGAGAAGAAGCTGAAAAAGAAGGTTTGATTGCTAAAAACTTTGTTCAAGACGCCTTCAGTCATGAAAGTAAACAGGAAGTCATCGATTATATTAAGAACGAATTTGGGGGCAAAATAGACTTAGTTGTTTACAGTTTGGCAAGTGGTCGAAGAACAGATCCTGATACTGGTGAAACCTATAACTCTTCAATAAAAGCTATTAATGAGCCCGTTGTTGGCCCTAATATCAATATGCAAAAACAAACTTTCTATACTGAAACGCTAGATCCCGCAACTGACCAAGAAATTGCTGATACAGTAAAAGTAATGGGTGGAGAAGACTGGGAACTATGGATAAGAGCACTTAAAGAAGCAGACGTATTGGTTGATGGAGTCTTAACAACTAATTACTCTTATCTAGGAACAGAGCTTAATCATCCTTACTATGGTGGGGGTACTCTTGGCCTTGCTAAAGCAGATTGTGATGAAAAAGCCGATAACATTAATGAGTTACTAGCTGACATTAACGGCAAAGCCAGTATCGTAGTGGCTACTGCCGTTACTACTAAAGCAAGTTCCGTTATTCCTTTTTTCCCTGTGTATTGTATTGGTCTTTACAAAGTAATGGCAGATAAAGGCACTCATGAAACACCCATTATGCACCAAGACCGTATTTATCGCGAAATGATTTATGGCAATAAAAGTGAGTTCGATGAAATCGGCCGTCTTAGACCTGATAGTTGGGAACTAGACAGCGACACTCAAGCCAAAGCGAAAGAACTTATTTTAAAATTAAATGAAGAAAATTTCACTTCTGACATGACCGCTTATGATATCTTTTATAAAGAATTTTCAAATTTAAGTGGCTTCATGGTTGACGGCTATGTAGATCAAGAGGTTACACTAGAAGAATTACAAGCGTTAACGCTTTAATTTTTAGTATCTGCTTGTTTTAGTATAAGCCTCAAAAAAAAAAAGACGGCGTTTATTATGGGTTTGTACCCATGATAAATACCGTCTTTTTTAGGTTGTATGTCAAATGGCGTGAATATTTCAAAATAAAATTTCTTTTGGAATTACGGGTTAGTAATTGGATTAAATCTATCAATATTAAAAATGATAGAACTCTTTTTTTAGTGATTAAAATAAAGCTGTATTGGCTATTTTATGTTGGCGAGTTAAATAATGGAACGGTAGGTGTTTGCTCATTTTATAGATTGATCAGCACAAGAGCGATGACTGTCAAAATAATAGCTACTTGGTTTTTTCTAACAATTTTTTCTTTGAATAGTAAAAATCCACCTATATTGATCAACACTATACTTGCTGCACTATAAATTGGAAACACTACAGAAGTTTTCAACGTAGCTAGTGAAAGGATCAAAAAATAGGAAGAAAACAAGTTGGGTATACCTACTGCAAAGCCAGTTAGTATATCTTTTTTTGTTATTGTACTTTTTTCTTTAAACGTATAGAAAATACTTACTAAGAACGCCACGAAGAATAGGGCAAAGAGGAAGACATCTTTGTAGTCATTTAAGGCATATTTTTGATAAAACTTATTTGAAAACTCTGCCATGCCTCCAAAAATAAATAGTAAAATAATAGCAGGCTTAATATCAAATTTTTCGAGAGACTTCTGTGATAGGTTTACAATCACTATAGAGACTAAGGATAGTGCGATTCCAACCCATTGAATAACAGAAGGAAACTCTTTCCAGATAACGATTGAAAAAATCATTGGAATCAATATGCCTAATTTGGCAATCGTACCTGAGATTCCTACACCATTTTCCTTGATACTTTTTTGGTAGTATATAAATGAAAGAAAAAAGAAGGACCCAAATATTCCTCCGATAATTAGTCCCCATATAATACTTGAATAGGGAGATAAAATATGTTCATTATTACTGGATAGTAGTGAAAGATCCTTTACAAAAGATATCTCACGAGTCACACCAGATAACAATCCTCTAGAAAAAATCATAAAAAGACTAATAACAAATGCGATAAAGTAGTTTGCACTTGTTATGACATATCTGTTTGCTTTTGCATTTTCTGTGTACTTAAAAATAAGAGCAATCGATGCACTACATATAATGGCTAACGTTAAATAAAACATTCTGGCTCCTTTTCAAACTACGGTTTATATTTTAATCAAACCAAATTTTTTATTCATTATTTCTAAGAGCCTCGTCCAAAAGCCATTAACTTATCCTTTCAGGAGCGAAGGTTGAGTCCTCAGTTAATAATTTCTCCTTTATTTTTGGCCAACTTTTCATGCCACCGCCGAAGTTCTTCAGGCGTTTGTTGCGACCATTCTGTTACTTCGCCTACAATTTTTAAAGGTTCTTGTGAACGATAAGAACGGGTCAGATTTCCGGGAAATTTTTTATCTGTAACATTTGGATCATTTTCAAATTCTCCTGTTGGTTCTATAATATAAATACGTCCATTTCCAGCTCCTTTTGCTAATGAGGCTGCAAGTCCCGCACCACTAACCAAGGCTGTAAAATAAATGTGGTTCATCCTAAGTTCGGGTTTGTAATTTGATTCTTCTTTTGCTGTCAGTAGATCGCCAACTTGCAAGTCTGCTTTTGTCCCATGGTAAAAGGGGCCTTTATCAAAAGGCATGACTTTATAAGAATCTGATAATGCATAATTATTTTTTGCCTTCTCAGATTCGGATAAATCCTCATAACATTTAGCGATGTTCAGATATAACGATGAAAAATTGCTCTTAACCACATCATCATCCAATTTTAACGCAAACTGCAAAGATGTTTCGAACCAATTTAATTTGTCTGATATATTTTTTTGTTGTTGTGCTACATAATAAGCTGTAATAAATCTTTCAAAATCATCTGTTGATTCACTCCAGGCTTCAAGAAATAGTAAGCTTGCATCTGCAGGTTTGCCGCTATCTTCCATGGCCATACCACTAAGAAGTAGTTTAATGATAGGACTAGTGGGATCGAATTGAATTTCCATCTTATTTCACCTCGTAATAATATTTGCCACAAAAAAATGCTGCACTTTGAGCATTTAACTGTTGATTCCAAAAGTTGCGAAATCTAGCATATTAACTCTTACTCATCTTTTCTTCTCTTTGATCATTGCTTTCTGCTTCATTGGCTTTGGCATTTTTTCGATAGCATACCTTAGTGCAGTTCTAGGCATTATATCTCTTTTACTTAAGACGTACTGGTATACATCCTCTTCGTAGTTAGTACATAAAGACTTCAGCATCCAGCCATACCCTTTTTGCACTAAATCATCCGTATCCAACAATAAACTATCTGCAATTTCAAATAGATCATCTTTAAAAAGACCCTTCTTAGCTGGTACTATAAGCGATACCGCTGATGCCCGCCTGACCCATCTATTTTCGGATTTCGTCCACTCTTTTAATTTTTCAATAGACAATGGATACATTTCCAAGAAGGTTCCAATGGTGTGGTTACATAACGTATCACAAGATGCCCAGTTGGTCACATATTCATTTACCCACCTTTCAAACACAAGAAAATCCTCTTCAGTATACTGTTTCTTAATTGCATATGCCCAATTGCAAGCAACAAAAGATTCCTCCATTATTCCAGAAATCCACAGTTCTTCACATAGCTCAATTATTTCTTTTTTTGGAAGTTTTTCGATACTTTTAAATGCCTCTTTGGAAATCTTCGAGACTACCATAGTTTTTACACCATACCGTTTTACCTCTTCCTTAAAAAATCTTTTGCTACTTTCTTTTGTTGTTGCATCTGAATTATTGATTAGTTCATACCTTACCTGGTCTATTATTTCAGACATATCTTACACCCTCGAACTTTTCTTATTTTTCATTACATATTATTATCTCAACACTAGTAAATTTAATCAACCTATTGTGATTATCTTTTTTTGACATGTAAAAAAATGAAAAGCTTAAGTAACAGCTTTTCATTTCTCTAATTCTATTCTTTTATTTAATAAATGCGTTAATGTTATAAACCCTACTTAATCTTCAAGTGGTTGATACTCCGCTTCCAAGCCTTTTTGAACACCTGGTCGTTCTGCAATAAGGTGAGCCCATTTCAAAAGATGAGGGTATACATCCAGATTTAAAAATTCATAAGATCCTTCATACAATTTTCCTAAAGCTAAACGACCATACCAAGACCAAATAGCAATATCTGCGATGGTATAGGTATCACCAGCTATATAAGGACGCTGTGCTAAAGTTTTATCGAGTAAATCTAATTGACGCTTCGTCTCCATCGTGAAGCGATCAATCGGGTATTTCATAGGCTCTGGAGCATAAGCGAAAAAGTGACCAAATCCCCCCCCAACATAAGGACCAGCTCCCATTTGCCAGAA
Proteins encoded:
- a CDS encoding MFS transporter — translated: MKQPTNQMNLNWQRMIILFLSSQTISLLGSSLVQYAITWYLTLREQSGVIMTLSVIFGFLPTFFLSPFAGVWADRYDRKKLIILSDAVIAVSTLLLIFLFLSGQGSIGALLVASAIRALGAGIQIPAVSAVLPQIVPEDKLTKVNGFNGSIQALTMLISPMASGALLNFASLEIIFFIDVFTAIVAIIILAFFLKIPSHNKAVHVQESSYLADLKLGFIYIKNRAFLKKLYSYFSLAYLLAAPVSFLTPLQVTRTFGNDVWRLTMIEVAFSTGMIVGGLMVAFWGGFKNRIHSIAFAILMMGVCTVLLGIISNFWFYSLVMALFGLVIPLLSATTIVLLQEKVAEDYLGRVFGVETMIATAMMPLGMLFFGPLADLVRIEWLLLVSGLLLLIVMLFMFNDNQLLRAGVPKEENE
- the uraA gene encoding uracil permease; this encodes MSSKKIIQVDEKVPGKLLVPLSLQHTFAMFGASVLVPIIFGIDPSIVLLMNGISTLLFIFITKGKSPAYLGSSFAFIGPTSIIIANQGFAYAQGAFVVLGIIGCLLAIFIRRVGTAWINIVLPPAAMGAVVALIGLELAGNTVQGGSIGANLMTDTAASQDFIVFFITLGVAILGSVLFKGFLSTIPILISIVIGYISAAAFGMVDFTPLMETSLFTMPHFQWAKFDVNAILTMLPVLLVLTSEHIGHQVVTSNVIGRDLIKDPGLHRSLFADYFASALSGLIGGVPTTTYGENIGVMAITRVYSVRVIAGAAIFSICIAFIGPLAALISTIPGNVIGGVTFLLYGMIGTSGLRLLVESKVDYSKSKNLILTSIVLVSGLSGLTVNFAGIELKGMILASVVGIVLSVAFYLFEKAGLMNESDED
- a CDS encoding NUDIX hydrolase; translation: MNLKNDIEQYIPYDLQEAKEQEVMLKYLSNFDNLLTRENEFAHLTASAWIVNPERTKVLMAYHNIYQSWSWIGGHADGNEDLLEVALKETTEETGLVGIFPILKDIYSLEILGVPSHIKKSNPIATHLHLNVTYLIEANETEETTVKTDENSAIKWMDLVEAVEACSEPEMKIVYEKLNNKLKTIASEPK
- a CDS encoding acetate uptake transporter, which codes for MDKDKLGKTVTFKEITANPAPIGLLGFGMTTVLLNLHNAGFFPMDSMIFAMGIFYGGFAQVIAGIMEWKKDNTFGATAFTSYGFFWLSLIAINILPTMGLGEAPSSQSMAAYLFMWAIFTFAMFIGTLRINRALQVVFGSLAILFLLLALGHFTGSALIITIAGYEGIICGFSAIYAAMAQILNELYEKTVMPIGEVKK
- a CDS encoding alpha/beta fold hydrolase, coding for MEIQEHKFVETNGIKLHVVQQGPEDGQLVILLHGFPEFWYGWSKQMTELANKGFRVWAPDQRGYNLSDKPKKVSDYRIDHLAADVAGLIKASGRGKVVLVGHDWGGIVAWRVARAYPELLHKLIVLNAPHELAMSSQLLKHPLQILKSSYIAFFQLRGIPEKLFGMSNWKAVEKALVSTSRKGTFSEEDLRKYRTAWSQPGAMRSMINWYRALAMKPVNSVVPSSVLVPTFLMWGAKDPFLGHELANKSLEFCEKGQGVLLGEATHWVQHEEPERVNKLLFDFIDQE
- a CDS encoding DNA alkylation repair protein, coding for MDFETVMQELEALGKERMKKIYLSNGAHEPLFGVTTGSMKPMSKQIKINQTLAEELYATGNYDAMYFAGIIAEPKAMTESDFDRWVEAAYFYMVSDFVVAVTLSESDIAQEVADKWIASGQELKMSAGWSCYCWLLGNRSDTEFSKSKILNMLDTVKKTIHDSPERTKSSMNNFLSTVGISFSPLHEKAIEIAMGVGPVVIKRENKKDSTSNAYESIQKQVEKGRIGFKRKYVRC
- the gloB gene encoding hydroxyacylglutathione hydrolase, whose protein sequence is MKIHPIKAFSNNYIWIIEEGTEVVVVDPGEAERVIEYLEEKQLHLSSILLTHNHDDHVGGVQEILAKYPGTSIYGPKETEHLADHIVQEGNSFNLLGQNFQVLKTGGHTHGHISFLTAGALFCGDALFSAGCGRVFTKDYRAQYSALQKFKRLDDEIQVYAAHEYTETNLRFAHSVQPDNTIISEALTEVNEWRAKGQPTLPTTIGREKKINLFLQAEELAEFKELRNARDDF
- the fabV gene encoding enoyl-ACP reductase FabV — encoded protein: MEFKQNIRGNVALGINPLGCKQEVLNQINYVKSKETYEGPKKVLIIGASSSYGLATRISLAFGAGADTIGLSFEKGPKNEKNLGTAGWYNNIAFREEAEKEGLIAKNFVQDAFSHESKQEVIDYIKNEFGGKIDLVVYSLASGRRTDPDTGETYNSSIKAINEPVVGPNINMQKQTFYTETLDPATDQEIADTVKVMGGEDWELWIRALKEADVLVDGVLTTNYSYLGTELNHPYYGGGTLGLAKADCDEKADNINELLADINGKASIVVATAVTTKASSVIPFFPVYCIGLYKVMADKGTHETPIMHQDRIYREMIYGNKSEFDEIGRLRPDSWELDSDTQAKAKELILKLNEENFTSDMTAYDIFYKEFSNLSGFMVDGYVDQEVTLEELQALTL
- a CDS encoding EamA family transporter, with translation MFYLTLAIICSASIALIFKYTENAKANRYVITSANYFIAFVISLFMIFSRGLLSGVTREISFVKDLSLLSSNNEHILSPYSSIIWGLIIGGIFGSFFFLSFIYYQKSIKENGVGISGTIAKLGILIPMIFSIVIWKEFPSVIQWVGIALSLVSIVIVNLSQKSLEKFDIKPAIILLFIFGGMAEFSNKFYQKYALNDYKDVFLFALFFVAFLVSIFYTFKEKSTITKKDILTGFAVGIPNLFSSYFLILSLATLKTSVVFPIYSAASIVLINIGGFLLFKEKIVRKNQVAIILTVIALVLINL
- the arr gene encoding NAD(+)--rifampin ADP-ribosyltransferase, with amino-acid sequence MPFDKGPFYHGTKADLQVGDLLTAKEESNYKPELRMNHIYFTALVSGAGLAASLAKGAGNGRIYIIEPTGEFENDPNVTDKKFPGNLTRSYRSQEPLKIVGEVTEWSQQTPEELRRWHEKLAKNKGEIIN
- a CDS encoding DNA alkylation repair protein is translated as MSEIIDQVRYELINNSDATTKESSKRFFKEEVKRYGVKTMVVSKISKEAFKSIEKLPKKEIIELCEELWISGIMEESFVACNWAYAIKKQYTEEDFLVFERWVNEYVTNWASCDTLCNHTIGTFLEMYPLSIEKLKEWTKSENRWVRRASAVSLIVPAKKGLFKDDLFEIADSLLLDTDDLVQKGYGWMLKSLCTNYEEDVYQYVLSKRDIMPRTALRYAIEKMPKPMKQKAMIKEKKR